A stretch of Salvelinus sp. IW2-2015 unplaced genomic scaffold, ASM291031v2 Un_scaffold1218, whole genome shotgun sequence DNA encodes these proteins:
- the LOC112070098 gene encoding embryonic polyadenylate-binding protein 2-B isoform X2 has protein sequence MAEQRQDMYIEGELAGDHYMEDPELEAIKARVQEMEEEERLRAVQYEATERQIQAGMFYTMTHEERIDADNRSVYVGNVEYGATADELEIHFNGCGPVNRVTILCDKFSGHPKGFAYIEFHDRDSVQTAMSLDETVFRDRVIKVLPKRTNMPGISTTDRGIHRGARSRGRGFHPPRYNGYQQGRFRYNTGPARSVSPHPYGPPAGKRHWGVPEHREQGPKRHPCLLLITPPTDHSGPGHSGHMHPQQHY, from the exons ATGGCGGAGCAAAGGCAAGATATGTACATAGAAGGCGAGCTCGCGGGAGATCATTACATGGAGGACCCG GAGCTTGAAGCCATCAAGGCACGGGTgcaagagatggaggaggaggagcggcTGAGAGCAGTGCAGTATGaggcaacagagagacagatccAGGCAG GAATGTTCTATACAATGACCCATGAGGAAAGGATAGATGCTGACAACAGATCTGTCTATGTGGGGAAT GTGGAGTATGGTGCCACTGCAGATGAGTTGGAGATCCATTTCAATGGCTGTGGTCCTGTCAACAGAGTAACCATCCTTTGTGACAAATTCTCTGGCCATCCCAAGGG TTTTGCATATATTGAGTTCCATGACAGGGACTCAGTGCAGACTGCCATGAGCCTGGATGAGACGGTATTCAGAGACAGAGTCATAAAG GTATTGCCTAAAAGGACCAACATGCCAGGAATCAGCACCACAGACCGGGGGATTCACAGAGGTGCTCGATCCAGGGGGCGAGGTTTCCACCCACCCAGATACAATGggtatcaacaaggcaggttccGCTACAATACTGGCCCTGCCAGGTCAGTCTCACCACACCCCTACGGGCCCCCAGCTGGGAAGAGACACTGGGGGGTTCCTGAGCACCGTGAGCAGGGCCCTAAACGACACCCATGCCTTCTCCTCATAACCCCACCGACTGACCACTCGGGGCCAGGGCACAGTGGACACATGCACCCGCAGCAACACTACTGA
- the LOC112070098 gene encoding embryonic polyadenylate-binding protein 2-B isoform X1, with product MAEQRQDMYIEGELAGDHYMEDPELEAIKARVQEMEEEERLRAVQYEATERQIQAAGMFYTMTHEERIDADNRSVYVGNVEYGATADELEIHFNGCGPVNRVTILCDKFSGHPKGFAYIEFHDRDSVQTAMSLDETVFRDRVIKVLPKRTNMPGISTTDRGIHRGARSRGRGFHPPRYNGYQQGRFRYNTGPARSVSPHPYGPPAGKRHWGVPEHREQGPKRHPCLLLITPPTDHSGPGHSGHMHPQQHY from the exons ATGGCGGAGCAAAGGCAAGATATGTACATAGAAGGCGAGCTCGCGGGAGATCATTACATGGAGGACCCG GAGCTTGAAGCCATCAAGGCACGGGTgcaagagatggaggaggaggagcggcTGAGAGCAGTGCAGTATGaggcaacagagagacagatccAGGCAG CAGGAATGTTCTATACAATGACCCATGAGGAAAGGATAGATGCTGACAACAGATCTGTCTATGTGGGGAAT GTGGAGTATGGTGCCACTGCAGATGAGTTGGAGATCCATTTCAATGGCTGTGGTCCTGTCAACAGAGTAACCATCCTTTGTGACAAATTCTCTGGCCATCCCAAGGG TTTTGCATATATTGAGTTCCATGACAGGGACTCAGTGCAGACTGCCATGAGCCTGGATGAGACGGTATTCAGAGACAGAGTCATAAAG GTATTGCCTAAAAGGACCAACATGCCAGGAATCAGCACCACAGACCGGGGGATTCACAGAGGTGCTCGATCCAGGGGGCGAGGTTTCCACCCACCCAGATACAATGggtatcaacaaggcaggttccGCTACAATACTGGCCCTGCCAGGTCAGTCTCACCACACCCCTACGGGCCCCCAGCTGGGAAGAGACACTGGGGGGTTCCTGAGCACCGTGAGCAGGGCCCTAAACGACACCCATGCCTTCTCCTCATAACCCCACCGACTGACCACTCGGGGCCAGGGCACAGTGGACACATGCACCCGCAGCAACACTACTGA
- the LOC112070099 gene encoding trafficking protein particle complex subunit 2-like protein encodes MNSYRKLREKLKLSDLSLASTHSHVIRLGRHSRHHSKMAVCVAVIAKENYPLFIRSVPVQNELKFHYTVHTSLDVVEEKISAVGKAMADQRELYLGLLYPTEDYKVYGYVTNSKVKFVIVVDSSNTSLRDNEIRSMFRKLHNSFTDVMCNPFYNPGDTIQSKAFDSIVSAMMVQAS; translated from the exons ATGAACAGTTACAGAAAATTACGGGAGAAATTGAAGTTATCTGACTTGTCTTTAGCTAGCACACACAGTCACGTGATACGTCTTGGCAGGCACAGCAGACATCATTCCAAGATGGCGGTCTGTGTCGCTGTCATCGCTAAAGAG AATTATCCTCTGTTCATCCGAAGTGTACCCGTACAGAATGAACTGAAGTTCCACTACACAGTGCATACCTCTCTGGATGTGGTGGAAGAGAAGATTTCAGCAGTCGGCAAAGCTATGGCAGACCAGAGAGAGCTTTACCTTGGGTTGCTGTACCCAACAGAGGACTACAAAGT ATATGGCTATGTGACAAACTCCAAGGTGAAGTTTGTCATTGTCGTGGACTCGTCAAACACGTCTCTGCGGGACAATGAGATTAGAAGT ATGTTCAGAAAGCTACATAACTCATTTACTGATGTGATGTGCAACCCATTCTATAATCCTGGAGACACCATTCAGTCTAA GGCCTTTGACAGCATTGTGTCTGCAATGATGGTGCAAGCTAGCTGA